The following proteins are encoded in a genomic region of Chelmon rostratus isolate fCheRos1 chromosome 3, fCheRos1.pri, whole genome shotgun sequence:
- the dla gene encoding delta-like protein A — MGRVILLTLAVMSMLLCQGFCSGVFELKLQEFLNKKGVQGNKNCCKGGLTSSFQQQCECQTFFRICLKHYQPNASPEPPCTYGGAVTPVLGSNSFQVPDVIPESSFTNPIRINFGFTWPGTFSLIIEALHTDSKDDLSTENPDRVISTMTTQRHLTVGEDWSQDLHTGGRTELKYSYRFVCDEHYYGDGCSVFCRPRDDAFGHFTCGERGEIVCDAGWKGQYCTEPICLPGCDEEHGFCEKPGECKCRVGFKGRYCDECIRYPGCLHGTCQQPWQCNCQEGWGGLFCNQDLNYCTHHKPCMNGATCSNTGQGSYTCSCKPGFTGASCEIQVNECAGNPCRNGGSCTDLENTYTCTCPHGFYGNNCELSAMTCADGPCSNGGRCADNPDGGYFCQCPTGYAGFNCEKKIDHCTSSPCSNGARCVDLVNSYLCQCPDGFTGMNCDHTGDECSMYPCQNGGTCQEGPNGYTCTCPPGYTGRNCSSPISRCEHNPCHNGATCHERNNRYVCACVPGYGGRNCQFLLPEHAAIRGSEVPWMAVGSGVALVLLLLAGCAVLVGFFRSKKQRSSQIETAGEGETINNLTNNCHRSDRDLAVSVMPTPGVKNINKKMDFCSGDPDEGSSPGRSSYKSRHPPADYNLVHEVNYEQAAKEAMLEAACEDKCQSLDSTMTLTTFFFLS; from the exons atgGGGCGCGTCATCCTGCTGACTCTTGCCGTCATGTCCATGTTGCTGTGCCAG GGGTTTTGTTCAGGAGTTTTTGAGCTGAAGTTGCAGGAGTTCCTAAACAAGAAGGGAGTACAGGGCAACAAAAACTGCTGTAAGGGAGGCCTGACCTCGTCTTTCCAGCAGCAGTGCGAATGTCAAACCTTCTTCAGGATCTGTCTGAAGCACTACCAGCCCAACGCCTCCCCGGAGCCTCCGTGCACCTACGGCGGCGCTGTGACGCCCGTGCTCGGCTCTAATTCGTTCCAGGTCCCCGATGTCATCCCGGAGAGTTCCTTCACCAACCCCATCAGGATTAACTTCGGCTTCACGTGGCCG GGGACCTTCTCGCTGATCATTGAGGCATTACACACCGACTCCAAAGACGACCTCTCCACAG AGAACCCAGACCGCGTTATCAGCACCATGACCACGCAGAGGCATCTAACAGTGGGAGAGGACTGGTCTCAGGACCTGCACACCGGCGGCAGGACGGAGCTCAAGTACTCCTACCGCTTCGTGTGCGACGAGCACTACTACGGGGACGGCTGCTCGGTGTTCTGCCGGCCGAGAGACGACGCCTTCGGCCACTTCACCTGTGGAGAGCGCGGGGAGATTGTGTGCGACGCGGGGTGGAAGGGACAGTACTGCACTGAAc CGATCTGCCTGCCGGGCTGTGACGAAGAGCACGGCTTCTGTGAAAAACCCGGAGAGTGCAA GTGCAGAGTGGGATTCAAAGGCCGCTACTGCGACGAGTGCATTCGTTACCCGGGCTGCCTCCATGGGACCTGCCAGCAGCCCTGGCAGTGCAACTGTCAGGAGGGCTGGGGGGGACTCTTCTGCAACCAAG ATCTCAACTACTGCACTCACCACAAGCCCTGCATGAATGGAGCCACTTGTAGCAACACTGGTCAGGGCAGCTACACCTGTTCCTGCAAGCCTGGCTTCACTGGGGCCAGCTGTGAGATCCAGGTCAACGAATGTGCAGGAAACCCCTGTCGCAACGGAGGAAGCTGCACT GATTTGGAAAACACATATACCTGCACTTGCCCTCACGGTTTCTATGGCAACAACTGCGAGCTGAGCGCCATGACGTGTGCGGATGGGCCCTGCTCCAACGGTGGCCGCTGTGCTGACAACCCTGACGGAGGCTACTTCTGCCAGTGCCCCACAGGCTACGCAGGGTTCAACTGCGAGAAGAAGATTGACCACTGCACCTCCAGCCCCTGCTCCAATG GTGCACGTTGTGTGGATCTTGTCAACTCGTACCTGTGTCAGTGTCCAGATGGTTTCACTGGCATGAACTGTGACCACACTGGGGATGAGTGTTCGATGTACCCCTGCCAAAACGGCGGGACATGCCAGGAAGGTCCTAACGGCTACACCTGCACCTGCCCACCGGGATATACTGGCCGCAACTGCAGCTCACCCATCAGCCGCTGTGAACACAACCCTTGCCACAACGGTGCCACCTGCCACGAGAGAAACAACCGCTACGTCTGCGCATGTGTTCCTGGCTACGGTGGCAGAAACTGCCAGTTCTTGCTTCCAGAGCATGCTGCGATCCGCGGGTCAGAGGTGCCCTGGATGGCCGTCGGGTCTGGCGTGgccctggtgctgctgctgctggcaggaTGCGCTGTGCTTGTTGGATTTTTCCGTTCAAAAAAGCAGCGCAGCAGTCAAATAGAAACTGCCGGTGAGGGAGAGACAATTAATAACCTGACTAACAACTGTCACCGCAGTGACAGGGACCTGGCGGTCAGCGTGATGCCGACACCGGGCGTCAAAAACATCAACAAGAAGATGGACTTCTGCAGCGGTGACCCTGATGAAGGATCTTCACCGGGGAGGAGCAGCTACAAGAGCCGCCATCCGCCTGCAGACTACAACCTCGTACACGAGGTCAACTACGAGCAGGCGGCCAAAGAGGCCATGCTGGAGGCGGCCTGCGAGGACAAGTGCCAATCCCTGGACTC AACGATGACGCTaacaacttttttctttctttcctaa